In Paralcaligenes sp. KSB-10, the following are encoded in one genomic region:
- a CDS encoding efflux transporter outer membrane subunit, with product MVNLHKKILRNSALVVLTALLGACAVGPNYQRPTVSVGNGYKEAKGWKLAQPGDTGLRADWWRSYNDSVLNGLMDGLLASNQNIAQAEAQYRQAQALVKSARAGFFPTVTGGLSSTRSGSRSPDTGSGSSSSKSSQSELSGAVSWEPDIWGKVRRSVESSRAGLEASAADVAATRLSMQSTLAQTYFNLRALDAEKRLYVQTLAAYQRSLTTTENRYHAGVAAQADVEAARTQLENARTDALALEWQRAQYEHALAVLTGQAPSSFALAPDQTVGTVPEIPVGLPSQLLERRPDVAAAERRTAEANAKIGVAQAAWFPDLTLSASGGFSNSQLALWLAAPASFWSLGPALAMTLFDGGARQANIEQSRAAYDAQVAAYRSTVLGALQEVENYLVQLSVMAREQQTQDRALASARESLRLTENQYQAGIIDYLSVAQVETTALSTERSALALRAARLVASVQLIAALGGGWQVPQPADNHQASSK from the coding sequence ATGGTTAATTTGCATAAAAAAATCTTGAGAAATTCGGCGCTTGTCGTGCTGACGGCTTTGCTCGGCGCGTGCGCGGTGGGGCCGAATTATCAGCGGCCGACTGTTTCCGTGGGGAACGGGTACAAAGAAGCAAAAGGCTGGAAACTCGCGCAGCCTGGCGACACGGGCTTGCGTGCCGACTGGTGGCGCAGCTACAACGACTCCGTGCTCAATGGGCTTATGGATGGCTTGCTCGCATCCAACCAGAACATTGCGCAAGCCGAGGCCCAGTACCGTCAGGCGCAAGCGTTGGTGAAATCCGCCAGGGCCGGCTTTTTCCCGACCGTAACGGGGGGCTTGTCTTCGACGCGCTCCGGCAGCCGCAGTCCCGACACCGGTTCGGGTTCCAGCAGCAGCAAGAGCAGCCAATCGGAGCTTAGCGGCGCGGTAAGCTGGGAACCCGACATCTGGGGCAAGGTGCGGCGTTCGGTGGAGTCGAGCCGGGCGGGCCTTGAAGCGAGTGCGGCCGATGTGGCGGCAACGCGCTTGAGCATGCAATCGACCCTGGCGCAAACCTATTTCAATTTACGCGCGCTGGATGCGGAGAAACGGCTATACGTCCAGACGCTTGCCGCCTATCAGCGTTCCCTGACGACGACCGAGAACCGCTACCATGCGGGCGTGGCGGCGCAGGCCGATGTGGAAGCCGCCCGCACTCAACTGGAGAACGCGCGTACCGACGCATTGGCGCTGGAATGGCAGCGCGCGCAGTACGAGCATGCGCTGGCGGTGCTTACAGGGCAGGCCCCGTCGAGTTTCGCGCTTGCTCCAGACCAGACGGTGGGAACCGTGCCTGAAATTCCAGTCGGCCTGCCGTCGCAATTGCTTGAGCGCCGCCCTGATGTGGCCGCCGCCGAGCGCCGCACCGCCGAGGCCAATGCCAAGATCGGCGTGGCCCAGGCGGCCTGGTTTCCGGACCTGACCCTGAGCGCCAGCGGCGGCTTCAGCAATAGCCAGTTGGCGCTATGGCTGGCGGCGCCGGCCAGTTTCTGGTCCCTGGGGCCGGCATTGGCCATGACGCTGTTCGACGGCGGTGCGCGCCAGGCGAATATTGAACAGTCGCGCGCGGCCTACGATGCGCAAGTCGCCGCCTACCGTTCGACGGTTTTGGGCGCTTTGCAGGAGGTCGAAAATTACCTGGTGCAATTAAGCGTGATGGCCCGGGAACAGCAGACCCAGGACCGGGCCCTGGCCTCGGCGCGCGAATCCCTGCGCCTGACGGAAAACCAGTACCAGGCCGGAATAATCGATTACCTGAGTGTTGCGCAGGTTGAAACCACCGCCTTGAGCACTGAACGTTCGGCGCTGGCGCTCAGAGCGGCTCGACTGGTGGCCAGCGTGCAATTGATTGCCGCGCTGGGCGGCGGCTGGCAGGTGCCCCAGCCGGCCGACAATCATCAGGCGAGCAGCAAATGA
- a CDS encoding efflux RND transporter permease subunit yields MRFLALFIMRPVATTLLSLALVLTGALAFGLLPVSPLPQVDYPMISVSASMPGASPETMASSVATPLEQALGSIAGVTDMSSRSTEGSTRVSLQFDLSRNINSAARDVQAAINASRTLLPSSLRSNPTYHKVNPASAPIMVLALTSPTVTQGQLYDMASTILAQKLAQVSGVGEVDVGGSSLPAIRIDLNPQALNSAGVALDDVRTALVNANGLRPNGMVENDQYHWLLNSGDQLTQSAQYRPLIVAWRNGAPIRLSDVATVTDSVEDLFNAGFFNNQKAISLIVRRQSDANIIETVDAIRAQIPSFQAMLPANVTLTVAQDRTPSIRASLHEAELTLVIAVVLVVLVVLLFLRNLRAALIPSIVVPVSLITTFSLMLLFNFTLNTISLMALIVAAGFVVDDAIVVLENIIRHIERGAPPVRAAIRGLKEVGFTVLAMSVSLVAVFIPILLMSGIVGRLFREFAVTLSASIMVSLLVSLTLTPMMCSRLLRRQERVRKPPGRLARTFQSVGEVLWDGYKRSLSWALAHGRFMMLLLAITIGLNVYLYKIVPKGFFPQQDTGQLLGFFRVDQGTSFTAMLPKLEDFRKVLLQDPAVASVTGYAGGRGGSNSSFLLIQLKPLDVRKISATQVVNRLRGQFQGVPGARLTLVPQQDIRMGSRQTSTASYDYTLMASDLGLLKTWLPKVQKIMAGLPELVDVDTDVEDKGTQVNLVIDRDAATRLGVNMGLIASTLNNSFSQRQISVIYGRLNQYHVVMGLDQRYAQNAESLKLVQVVTAGGNRVPLSAFAHFEVGNSPLSVQHQGLFAADTVSFSLAPGVALDQGLQAINNAVARSGLPTREIQAGFQGDAQALQQSLAQQPWLILAALVTMYIVLGMLYESYVHPITILSTLPSAGIGALLALMLLGEQFTLIALIGVFLLIGIVKKNAIMMVDFALQAEREQNLSSRDAIYQACLIRFRPIMMTTVSALFGALPLVLASGAGVELRRPLGLTIVGGLILSQILTLYTTPVVYLYLDRFRLWAKRKRGQPAHG; encoded by the coding sequence ATGAGGTTCCTGGCCCTGTTCATCATGCGGCCCGTCGCAACAACGCTATTGAGCCTGGCGCTGGTGCTGACGGGGGCGCTGGCCTTTGGCCTGCTGCCGGTATCTCCTTTGCCGCAGGTGGACTACCCGATGATTTCGGTTTCCGCCAGCATGCCCGGCGCCAGCCCCGAAACCATGGCCTCCAGCGTGGCAACCCCGCTGGAGCAGGCCCTGGGTTCGATTGCCGGGGTCACGGACATGAGCTCGAGAAGCACCGAGGGCTCCACCCGCGTCTCCCTGCAGTTCGATTTGAGCCGCAACATCAATAGCGCCGCGCGCGATGTGCAGGCCGCCATCAACGCTTCGCGCACACTCCTGCCGTCAAGCCTGCGCAGCAACCCCACCTACCACAAGGTCAATCCGGCGTCGGCGCCCATCATGGTCCTGGCGCTGACCTCGCCCACGGTAACGCAGGGGCAGCTGTATGACATGGCGTCGACCATTCTCGCGCAAAAGCTGGCCCAGGTTTCAGGTGTGGGCGAGGTCGATGTCGGGGGCAGCTCCTTGCCGGCGATACGCATTGACCTGAATCCCCAGGCGCTCAACAGCGCCGGAGTGGCGTTGGACGATGTGCGTACCGCCCTGGTGAATGCCAATGGTTTGCGCCCCAACGGCATGGTCGAAAACGACCAGTACCACTGGCTGCTGAATTCAGGCGATCAGTTGACCCAGTCGGCGCAGTACCGGCCGCTGATCGTGGCCTGGCGCAATGGCGCGCCGATACGCCTGAGCGATGTCGCCACAGTCACGGATTCGGTCGAAGACCTTTTCAATGCCGGATTCTTCAACAATCAGAAAGCCATTTCACTGATCGTGCGGCGGCAGTCCGATGCCAATATCATCGAGACCGTCGATGCGATTCGCGCCCAGATCCCCAGCTTCCAGGCCATGCTGCCGGCCAATGTCACGCTTACCGTGGCGCAGGACCGCACTCCGAGCATACGCGCTTCCCTGCACGAGGCAGAGCTGACTCTGGTAATCGCCGTGGTGCTGGTGGTGCTGGTGGTGCTGCTGTTTTTGCGCAATCTGCGCGCGGCGCTCATTCCCAGCATTGTCGTGCCCGTATCGCTGATTACCACCTTCAGCCTGATGCTGTTGTTCAATTTCACGCTCAACACCATTTCCCTCATGGCCTTGATTGTGGCGGCGGGGTTCGTGGTCGACGATGCCATCGTCGTGCTTGAAAACATCATCCGGCATATAGAACGGGGCGCGCCTCCGGTGCGTGCGGCCATACGCGGTCTCAAGGAAGTGGGCTTTACTGTGCTGGCGATGAGCGTGTCCCTGGTTGCGGTATTCATCCCCATTCTGCTCATGAGCGGCATAGTCGGGCGCCTGTTCCGCGAGTTTGCGGTAACCCTGTCGGCTTCCATCATGGTGTCCCTGCTGGTTTCCCTGACGCTGACCCCCATGATGTGCTCGCGCCTGTTGCGTCGGCAGGAACGTGTTCGAAAGCCGCCGGGCCGTCTGGCCCGGACCTTTCAATCGGTGGGCGAAGTATTGTGGGACGGATATAAAAGATCCTTGTCGTGGGCGCTGGCGCATGGGCGCTTCATGATGTTGTTGCTGGCCATCACGATCGGACTCAATGTGTATTTGTACAAGATCGTGCCCAAAGGCTTTTTCCCGCAGCAGGATACCGGCCAGCTATTGGGATTCTTTCGTGTCGATCAGGGAACCTCCTTTACGGCCATGCTGCCCAAGCTGGAAGATTTTCGCAAAGTGCTGCTGCAGGATCCCGCTGTTGCAAGCGTAACCGGCTATGCCGGCGGTCGCGGCGGAAGCAATTCCAGTTTCCTGCTTATACAACTCAAGCCGCTGGATGTCCGCAAGATCAGCGCAACGCAGGTTGTGAATCGCCTGCGCGGCCAATTCCAGGGCGTGCCCGGCGCGCGCCTGACACTGGTGCCGCAGCAGGACATCCGGATGGGCAGCCGTCAAACCAGCACGGCGTCCTACGACTACACCTTGATGGCCAGCGATCTGGGGCTGCTTAAGACCTGGCTGCCCAAGGTGCAGAAAATCATGGCCGGCTTGCCCGAACTGGTCGATGTGGACACCGACGTCGAAGACAAGGGAACTCAGGTCAATCTGGTTATAGACCGCGACGCGGCAACCCGCCTGGGCGTCAATATGGGCCTGATTGCGTCGACGCTGAATAATTCGTTCAGCCAGCGGCAGATCTCGGTCATTTATGGGCGGCTGAATCAATACCATGTGGTCATGGGGCTGGATCAGCGCTATGCCCAGAATGCCGAATCGCTCAAGCTGGTGCAGGTGGTCACGGCCGGCGGCAACAGAGTGCCGCTGTCCGCATTTGCCCATTTCGAGGTTGGCAATTCGCCGCTCAGTGTGCAGCACCAGGGCTTGTTCGCCGCGGATACGGTTTCGTTCAGCCTGGCGCCCGGCGTGGCATTGGACCAGGGGCTCCAGGCCATCAACAATGCAGTGGCGCGCAGCGGCTTGCCGACCCGGGAAATACAGGCGGGCTTCCAGGGCGATGCGCAGGCTTTGCAGCAGTCTCTGGCGCAGCAGCCCTGGTTGATCCTGGCGGCGCTTGTCACCATGTATATCGTGCTGGGCATGCTCTACGAAAGCTATGTGCATCCCATTACGATTCTGTCGACCTTGCCGTCTGCGGGTATAGGTGCCTTGCTGGCCCTGATGCTGCTGGGCGAACAATTTACGCTGATTGCGCTGATCGGAGTATTTCTGCTGATCGGCATAGTCAAGAAAAATGCCATCATGATGGTGGATTTTGCCCTGCAGGCCGAGCGTGAGCAGAACCTGTCCTCGCGCGATGCCATATACCAGGCGTGCCTGATCCGGTTTCGCCCTATCATGATGACGACGGTATCGGCGCTGTTTGGCGCGCTGCCCCTGGTGCTGGCTTCGGGTGCCGGCGTGGAATTGCGCCGGCCGCTGGGCCTGACCATTGTCGGCGGCCTGATCCTCAGCCAGATCCTGACGCTCTACACCACACCCGTTGTTTATTTATATCTGGATCGCTTCCGTTTGTGGGCCAAACGCAAGCGGGGGCAGCCTGCACATGGTTAA
- a CDS encoding Nudix family hydrolase: protein MSKPLINVAAGMIQRADGSLLLAERPADKPWSGWWELPGGKIEPGETVLQALARELKEELDIDITEATPWITHVHEYPKNIVRLAFCRVTAWNGTPVGREGQILAWVDPQQPITVGQLLPATEPPLRWLQLPDHYLLTSIERSENLPRFMDLLTQALKRGVRLVQFREPAWSAHAAEHEVYSGFRQVLQRCREFEAQCLVNSSHPAPWRTQADGTQWRAADARALAESGSPVPAPGLIGVSAHTLDDLAAARALNADFAVLGHVLDTPSHPDRPGMGWEQFSRLAEQAGRPVFAIGGQSAQTRPIAREHGAHGIAGIRHLLLA, encoded by the coding sequence ATGTCTAAACCGCTCATCAATGTCGCCGCCGGCATGATCCAGCGTGCCGACGGCTCGCTGCTGCTGGCCGAGCGCCCCGCCGACAAGCCCTGGTCGGGCTGGTGGGAACTGCCCGGAGGGAAAATCGAGCCCGGCGAAACCGTGCTCCAAGCCTTGGCGCGCGAACTGAAGGAAGAGCTCGACATCGATATCACCGAAGCCACTCCGTGGATCACTCATGTGCACGAATACCCCAAGAACATCGTGCGCCTGGCGTTTTGCCGGGTTACCGCCTGGAACGGCACGCCCGTCGGGCGCGAAGGCCAGATCCTGGCCTGGGTCGACCCCCAGCAACCGATTACCGTAGGCCAGCTCTTGCCGGCCACCGAACCGCCGCTGCGCTGGCTGCAACTTCCCGACCATTACCTGCTCACCTCCATCGAGCGCAGCGAGAATCTGCCCCGCTTCATGGACTTGCTTACCCAGGCCCTCAAGCGAGGAGTAAGGCTGGTACAGTTTCGCGAACCCGCCTGGTCGGCCCACGCCGCCGAGCACGAGGTCTACTCCGGGTTCAGGCAGGTATTGCAGCGGTGTCGTGAATTTGAAGCGCAGTGCCTCGTCAACAGCAGCCACCCGGCACCGTGGCGAACGCAAGCGGACGGCACACAGTGGCGCGCGGCAGATGCCCGGGCACTGGCCGAGTCAGGCAGCCCGGTTCCCGCACCGGGCCTGATTGGCGTATCGGCTCACACGCTCGACGACCTGGCTGCGGCGCGCGCACTGAATGCTGATTTCGCCGTCCTTGGACATGTGCTCGACACCCCTTCGCACCCGGACCGACCCGGCATGGGCTGGGAACAATTTTCCCGACTGGCCGAGCAAGCCGGACGCCCGGTATTCGCCATCGGCGGACAATCCGCCCAAACCCGGCCGATCGCACGGGAACACGGTGCACACGGCATTGCCGGCATCCGTCATTTGCTGCTCGCCTGA
- a CDS encoding winged helix DNA-binding protein, whose protein sequence is MSRYCGALSRLGRPSSSGDIAQFSHLDYSQVSRAGYELSQKGLVTYTADKKDRRKSFLHLSAEGGRVLAAGLSGTAEADG, encoded by the coding sequence ATCTCCAGGTACTGTGGTGCGCTTAGCCGGCTCGGGCGCCCATCCTCGTCGGGCGATATCGCTCAGTTTTCGCACTTGGACTACAGTCAGGTAAGCCGGGCTGGATATGAACTTTCTCAAAAAGGCTTGGTCACATATACCGCCGACAAGAAAGACAGACGCAAGTCCTTCTTGCATCTGAGCGCGGAGGGCGGGCGGGTGCTTGCCGCGGGACTTTCGGGCACTGCGGAAGCAGATGGGTAG
- a CDS encoding polyprenyl synthetase family protein, with amino-acid sequence MNLAELLAPIAEDMKAVDAVIRSRLSSDVVMIRTIGDYIVGAGGKRMRPALLLMIAKALGYQGTHHHLLAAVVEFIHTATLLHDDVVDESDMRRGRSTANAVFGNAASVLVGDYLYSRSFEMMVETDKMQVMSILSGATTIIAEGEVLQLMNVHDPEVSLERYLQVVRYKTAKLFEASAQVGAVIAGATPEQEAAAAAYGRHIGTAFQLIDDVLDYSGDVDALGKNVGDDLREGKPTMPLIRVMEIGTEAQKTLIRDAIKTGEADFEAVALAIHDTGALDYTRQAAVAEAGRAREALAAYPVSVQLESLLEFCSFAVERNH; translated from the coding sequence TTGAATCTCGCCGAGTTGCTTGCCCCCATTGCAGAGGATATGAAAGCGGTCGATGCGGTTATTCGCTCCCGCCTGAGTTCCGACGTTGTCATGATACGCACGATCGGCGACTATATTGTGGGCGCGGGCGGCAAGCGCATGCGCCCCGCCTTGTTGCTCATGATTGCCAAGGCCCTGGGCTACCAGGGAACGCATCATCATTTGCTGGCCGCGGTCGTCGAGTTCATTCATACGGCCACTTTGCTGCACGACGATGTGGTGGACGAGTCCGATATGCGCCGCGGCCGCAGCACGGCCAATGCGGTGTTCGGCAACGCGGCCAGCGTACTGGTGGGCGATTACCTGTATTCCCGTTCTTTTGAAATGATGGTTGAAACCGACAAGATGCAGGTCATGTCCATCTTGTCGGGGGCGACCACCATCATTGCCGAGGGCGAGGTGCTGCAGCTCATGAATGTGCACGATCCCGAGGTATCGCTGGAGCGCTACCTGCAGGTGGTGCGGTACAAAACGGCCAAGCTGTTCGAAGCTTCGGCACAGGTCGGCGCCGTCATTGCCGGGGCTACGCCCGAACAGGAGGCCGCCGCGGCCGCCTATGGTCGTCATATCGGCACCGCGTTCCAACTGATCGACGATGTACTCGACTACAGCGGCGATGTCGATGCGCTGGGCAAGAACGTGGGCGACGATTTACGCGAAGGCAAGCCCACCATGCCGCTGATTCGTGTCATGGAGATCGGTACCGAGGCCCAGAAGACATTGATCCGGGACGCCATCAAAACCGGCGAGGCCGACTTTGAAGCCGTGGCGCTGGCCATCCACGATACCGGCGCGCTGGACTACACGCGCCAGGCGGCGGTCGCCGAAGCCGGGCGGGCCCGCGAGGCCCTGGCCGCCTATCCGGTTTCCGTTCAGCTGGAATCTTTGTTAGAATTTTGCTCTTTCGCCGTCGAACGGAATCATTAA
- a CDS encoding ATP-binding protein, giving the protein MSATDLSTLIQRAERVLAQLEAWLPPAPPETDWSAHAFRWRKRSNRGWLDAVKHVSLINLDDLQHVERQKGIIDRNTQHFLQKKPANNVLMTGARGTGKSSLVKAMLAAYGSRGLRLIEVDKADMGDLGDIVDLVGQRSERFIIFCDDLSFEEGEAGYKALKSVLDGSISSSGDNVLIYATSNRRHLMPEYMSENLSAQHQSDGEIHPGETVEEKISLSERFGLWLSFYPFKQDDYLDIVYYWLKELGCTNADIEASRTEALQWALERGSRSGRVARQFARDWSARHV; this is encoded by the coding sequence GTGAGTGCCACCGACTTAAGCACGCTTATTCAACGCGCCGAACGCGTACTGGCGCAATTAGAAGCGTGGCTTCCTCCGGCACCGCCGGAAACGGATTGGTCGGCGCATGCTTTTCGTTGGCGCAAACGCAGCAATCGCGGCTGGCTCGATGCCGTCAAGCATGTATCGCTCATCAACCTTGACGACCTGCAGCATGTCGAGCGCCAGAAAGGCATTATTGATCGCAACACGCAGCATTTCCTGCAGAAAAAGCCGGCCAACAATGTGCTCATGACAGGCGCCCGCGGCACCGGCAAGAGCTCGCTGGTCAAGGCCATGCTGGCCGCCTATGGATCACGCGGCTTGCGGCTCATCGAGGTCGACAAGGCCGATATGGGCGATTTGGGCGATATCGTCGACCTGGTCGGCCAGCGCAGCGAACGTTTCATTATCTTTTGCGACGACCTGTCCTTCGAGGAAGGCGAAGCCGGCTACAAGGCGCTCAAGTCGGTGCTGGATGGTTCGATCTCATCGTCGGGCGATAACGTGCTGATCTACGCCACGTCGAATCGGCGCCATCTCATGCCCGAATACATGAGCGAGAACCTCAGCGCTCAGCATCAGTCCGACGGCGAAATCCATCCCGGCGAAACGGTTGAAGAAAAAATCTCGCTGTCGGAACGATTCGGGCTGTGGCTGTCGTTTTACCCATTCAAGCAGGACGACTATCTGGACATTGTGTATTACTGGCTCAAAGAGCTCGGCTGCACCAATGCCGATATCGAAGCCTCGCGTACCGAAGCGCTGCAATGGGCGCTCGAGCGCGGTTCGCGTTCCGGCCGCGTCGCGCGTCAGTTCGCCCGCGACTGGTCGGCCCGTCATGTCTAA